The following coding sequences lie in one Oncorhynchus nerka isolate Pitt River linkage group LG14, Oner_Uvic_2.0, whole genome shotgun sequence genomic window:
- the LOC135559662 gene encoding uncharacterized protein LOC135559662 isoform X1: MEVEAEAERPDPCLGLEEEDLPPLSAPPTLSITEEIMQFINQSRVREGMAELKPDIVWDSPLDESLEDPATEPHPCPLAQQGNYLLLASPTEETYESQDPDPNSPEEITVQLEGSRTKMEDQTLPPCLSRESSEEGGCEEGESTPLPADVIEERPQEESTSAKETGTVGERNASEVEDDQTFKTSTPLSPVNLPDEREREKELCSDLPNEDKPPEAPLSVPEHTVQSPLAHKKETQLTKSDRQIIEKIRSYYEAAEAEAGEAGESDSSPTARRNSFSLIIPTGLVKDSVSHFAVFGHQDSLCDSESGRSDGGAEPEPESELPSPLPSVPDQGEGALSPDCSSTSAAGSQEDHSQAPGQGEPALEKCSRFEPGSELPCTELMKDWKEKEKVGAPVSTEREIIPNLSTDITKEPLFSDEAAKVITKGQQVINGHKPSPSDPDTEPKEAQKDSTVPPPTGLHDSKTAPMSQAGWGTIRDRSSLTGNLEGLPSQIKVGRWSRHCKMVSSSRTLYEGAAVADVAGIGLFEASPGDPCLVENSERILSKVQMLARMYSAKASIMKVPLHHKRCVWVMHRGPSPPGTASLLRPSRYSSSIRRRRLQ; the protein is encoded by the exons ATGGAGGTGGAGGCTGAGGCAGAGCGTCCGGACCCCTGCCTGGGCCTGGAAGAAGAGGACCTACCCCCCCTGAGCGCcccacccaccctctccatcACCGAGGAGATCATGCAGTTCATTAACCAGAGCCGCGTGCGAGAGGGCATGGCCGAACTCAAGCCTGACATAGTATGG GATTCACCCCTGGATGAGTCTCTGGAGGACCCAGCAACTGAGCCACATCCATGTCCACTTGCTCAGCAAGGAAATTACCTGCTGCTTGCTTCCCCTACGGAGGAGACTTACGAGTCACAAGACCCCGATCCCAATAGTCCAGAGGAGATAACAGTGCAACTGGAGGGGAGCAGAACCAAAATGGAAGACCAAACTCTTCCACCATGTCTGTCCAGGGAATCCTCAGAGGAGGGTGGTTGTGAAGAGGGAGAGTCAACACCTTTGCCAGCTGATGTCATAGAGGAGAGGCCTCAGGAGGAGAGCACATCAGCCAAAGAAACCGGGACAGTTGGGGAAAGAAATGCATCCGAGGTGGAGGACGATCAAACGTTCAAAACCTCGACGCCACTCTCTCCTGTAAACCTCCCAgacgaaagagagagggagaaggaactCTGCTCTGACCTTCCCAACGAGGACAAGCCCCCAgaagctcctctctctgtcccagagcacACTGTACAGAGCCCTCTGGCGCACAAGAAAGAGACCCAGCTCACCAAGTCAGACAGGCAGATCATCGAGAAGATCCGCAGCTACTACGAGGCGGCTGAGGCCGAGGCAGGAGAAGCAGGAGAAAGTGACAGCAGCCCCACCGCCAGGAGAAACAGCTTCTCCCTCATCATCCCCACCGGCCTGGTCAAAGACTCCGTGTCCCACTTTGCTGTCTTTGGCCACCAGGACAGCCTGTGTGACTCGGAGAGCGGGCGCTCCGATGGGGGGGCAGAACCAGAGCCTGAGTCAgagctcccctctcctcttccgtCAGTTCCTGACCAGGGAGAGGGAGCCCTCAGCCCAGATTGTTCCTCCACTTCTGCTGCTGGTTCCCAGGAAGACCACAGCCAGGCACCAGGTCAGGGTGAGCCTGCTCTGGAAAAATGTAGCAGGTTTGAGCCAGGGAGTGAGCTGCCCTGCACAGAGCTGATGAAGGAttggaaagagaaggagaaagtaGGAGCCCCTGTTAGCACAGAGAGGGAAATCATACCAAACCTGTCAACAGACATCACCAAAGAGCCCTTATTCAGCGACGAAGCAGCCAAAGTGATCACAAAAGGCCAGCAGGTAATCAATGGCCACAAACCAAGTCCAAGTGATCCGGACACAGAACCTAAAGAGGCCCAGAAAGACTCCACTGTCCCTCCACCTACAGGTCTTCATGACAGTAAGACCGCCCCAATGTCCCAGGCTGGGTGGGGTACAATCAGAGACAGGAGCTCCCTCACTGGGAACCTAGAGGGCCTACCCAGCCAGATCAAGGTGGGCCGCTGGTCCCGCCACTGTAAGATGGTGTCCTCCAGCCGGACCCTGTACGAGGGAGCAGCGGTCGCAGACGTGGCGGGGATAGGCCTGTTCGAGGCCAGCCCCGGTGATCCATGTCTGGTGGAGAACTCCGAGAGAATCCTCAGTAAAGTTCAAATGCTGGCTCGAATGTACAGCGCCAAGGCCAGCATCATGAAGGTGCCACTTCACCACAAGAGGTGTGTGTGGGTCATGCACCGTGGACCGTCACCACCAGGCACAGCGTCCCTCCTCAGGCCCAGCCGCTACAGCAGCAGCATCAGGAGGAGAAGATTACAGTAA
- the LOC135559662 gene encoding uncharacterized protein LOC135559662 isoform X2: MEVEAEAERPDPCLGLEEEDLPPLSAPPTLSITEEIMQFINQSRVREGMAELKPDIDSPLDESLEDPATEPHPCPLAQQGNYLLLASPTEETYESQDPDPNSPEEITVQLEGSRTKMEDQTLPPCLSRESSEEGGCEEGESTPLPADVIEERPQEESTSAKETGTVGERNASEVEDDQTFKTSTPLSPVNLPDEREREKELCSDLPNEDKPPEAPLSVPEHTVQSPLAHKKETQLTKSDRQIIEKIRSYYEAAEAEAGEAGESDSSPTARRNSFSLIIPTGLVKDSVSHFAVFGHQDSLCDSESGRSDGGAEPEPESELPSPLPSVPDQGEGALSPDCSSTSAAGSQEDHSQAPGQGEPALEKCSRFEPGSELPCTELMKDWKEKEKVGAPVSTEREIIPNLSTDITKEPLFSDEAAKVITKGQQVINGHKPSPSDPDTEPKEAQKDSTVPPPTGLHDSKTAPMSQAGWGTIRDRSSLTGNLEGLPSQIKVGRWSRHCKMVSSSRTLYEGAAVADVAGIGLFEASPGDPCLVENSERILSKVQMLARMYSAKASIMKVPLHHKRCVWVMHRGPSPPGTASLLRPSRYSSSIRRRRLQ; this comes from the exons ATGGAGGTGGAGGCTGAGGCAGAGCGTCCGGACCCCTGCCTGGGCCTGGAAGAAGAGGACCTACCCCCCCTGAGCGCcccacccaccctctccatcACCGAGGAGATCATGCAGTTCATTAACCAGAGCCGCGTGCGAGAGGGCATGGCCGAACTCAAGCCTGACATA GATTCACCCCTGGATGAGTCTCTGGAGGACCCAGCAACTGAGCCACATCCATGTCCACTTGCTCAGCAAGGAAATTACCTGCTGCTTGCTTCCCCTACGGAGGAGACTTACGAGTCACAAGACCCCGATCCCAATAGTCCAGAGGAGATAACAGTGCAACTGGAGGGGAGCAGAACCAAAATGGAAGACCAAACTCTTCCACCATGTCTGTCCAGGGAATCCTCAGAGGAGGGTGGTTGTGAAGAGGGAGAGTCAACACCTTTGCCAGCTGATGTCATAGAGGAGAGGCCTCAGGAGGAGAGCACATCAGCCAAAGAAACCGGGACAGTTGGGGAAAGAAATGCATCCGAGGTGGAGGACGATCAAACGTTCAAAACCTCGACGCCACTCTCTCCTGTAAACCTCCCAgacgaaagagagagggagaaggaactCTGCTCTGACCTTCCCAACGAGGACAAGCCCCCAgaagctcctctctctgtcccagagcacACTGTACAGAGCCCTCTGGCGCACAAGAAAGAGACCCAGCTCACCAAGTCAGACAGGCAGATCATCGAGAAGATCCGCAGCTACTACGAGGCGGCTGAGGCCGAGGCAGGAGAAGCAGGAGAAAGTGACAGCAGCCCCACCGCCAGGAGAAACAGCTTCTCCCTCATCATCCCCACCGGCCTGGTCAAAGACTCCGTGTCCCACTTTGCTGTCTTTGGCCACCAGGACAGCCTGTGTGACTCGGAGAGCGGGCGCTCCGATGGGGGGGCAGAACCAGAGCCTGAGTCAgagctcccctctcctcttccgtCAGTTCCTGACCAGGGAGAGGGAGCCCTCAGCCCAGATTGTTCCTCCACTTCTGCTGCTGGTTCCCAGGAAGACCACAGCCAGGCACCAGGTCAGGGTGAGCCTGCTCTGGAAAAATGTAGCAGGTTTGAGCCAGGGAGTGAGCTGCCCTGCACAGAGCTGATGAAGGAttggaaagagaaggagaaagtaGGAGCCCCTGTTAGCACAGAGAGGGAAATCATACCAAACCTGTCAACAGACATCACCAAAGAGCCCTTATTCAGCGACGAAGCAGCCAAAGTGATCACAAAAGGCCAGCAGGTAATCAATGGCCACAAACCAAGTCCAAGTGATCCGGACACAGAACCTAAAGAGGCCCAGAAAGACTCCACTGTCCCTCCACCTACAGGTCTTCATGACAGTAAGACCGCCCCAATGTCCCAGGCTGGGTGGGGTACAATCAGAGACAGGAGCTCCCTCACTGGGAACCTAGAGGGCCTACCCAGCCAGATCAAGGTGGGCCGCTGGTCCCGCCACTGTAAGATGGTGTCCTCCAGCCGGACCCTGTACGAGGGAGCAGCGGTCGCAGACGTGGCGGGGATAGGCCTGTTCGAGGCCAGCCCCGGTGATCCATGTCTGGTGGAGAACTCCGAGAGAATCCTCAGTAAAGTTCAAATGCTGGCTCGAATGTACAGCGCCAAGGCCAGCATCATGAAGGTGCCACTTCACCACAAGAGGTGTGTGTGGGTCATGCACCGTGGACCGTCACCACCAGGCACAGCGTCCCTCCTCAGGCCCAGCCGCTACAGCAGCAGCATCAGGAGGAGAAGATTACAGTAA